In a single window of the Candidatus Methylomirabilota bacterium genome:
- a CDS encoding transcriptional regulator has protein sequence MTPDEFRTLLERSEGNRIEFKTASRSFHFEELVKYCVALANEGGGKIVLGVTDTRPRQVTGTKAFQEPGRTEAGLFDKLRLQIRAEECRHGDNRVLIFHVPSRLPGTALQYKGSFLMRAGDALVPMSDEQLRRIHEETGPDFSAEICPAACLDDLDPVAIEVLRSLWHRKAPAQDIMTRPVEQLLTDAELIVEGKITYAALILLGKHAALGRHLGQAELIFEYRSSDAPGPAADRREFRRGLLPVLDEVWSLVNLRNDQQHFQQGLFVWNVPTFNERAVRETVLNAVSHRDYRSSGSVFVRQYPRRIEIVSPGGFPPGITPENILWQQHPRNRRIAEALSKCGLVERAGQGFDLIYRECIRQSKPLPDFSHTSEHSVWVTLHGEIQDPEFLRFLEEIGNERQASFSTEDFLVIDLIHREQPVPEVLRHRIPHLLEQGVIERVGRGRGVRHLLSRRFYRHLGKAGVYTRTRGLDRETNKELLFKHIRDSGLEGCKGRDFRQVLPHLSRGSIYSLLAELKREGRVRVEGMTRAGKWFAQ, from the coding sequence GTGACCCCCGATGAGTTTCGGACGCTCCTCGAACGATCGGAGGGAAACCGTATCGAGTTTAAGACCGCATCGAGAAGCTTTCACTTCGAGGAGTTGGTCAAGTACTGCGTGGCCCTCGCCAACGAAGGAGGGGGCAAAATTGTACTCGGTGTGACTGATACACGACCCCGTCAGGTGACCGGGACCAAGGCCTTCCAGGAGCCGGGCCGGACCGAGGCGGGCTTGTTCGACAAGCTCCGGCTACAGATTCGAGCCGAGGAGTGCCGCCATGGCGATAACCGAGTGTTGATCTTCCACGTGCCGTCCCGGCTTCCCGGAACGGCATTACAGTACAAGGGCTCATTTTTGATGCGGGCGGGCGATGCGCTTGTGCCGATGTCGGACGAGCAACTTCGCCGGATCCACGAGGAGACCGGTCCGGACTTCTCGGCCGAGATCTGCCCTGCGGCCTGCCTGGACGACCTCGATCCAGTGGCCATCGAGGTGCTACGGAGTCTGTGGCACCGGAAGGCTCCCGCTCAGGACATTATGACCCGGCCCGTAGAGCAACTTCTTACGGATGCCGAACTGATCGTCGAGGGGAAGATCACCTATGCCGCACTGATTCTGCTCGGCAAGCATGCCGCCTTGGGGCGGCATCTCGGCCAGGCCGAGCTGATCTTCGAGTACCGCTCCAGCGATGCGCCAGGCCCTGCTGCGGATCGGCGTGAATTCCGGCGCGGGCTCCTCCCCGTACTCGATGAGGTGTGGAGCCTCGTCAATCTCCGTAACGATCAGCAGCACTTTCAGCAGGGGCTGTTCGTGTGGAACGTGCCCACCTTCAATGAACGGGCTGTTCGGGAGACGGTGCTCAATGCCGTCAGCCATCGCGACTATCGCAGTAGCGGCTCGGTCTTTGTGCGACAGTATCCTCGCAGGATCGAGATCGTCAGTCCGGGTGGATTCCCGCCTGGCATCACGCCGGAAAATATCCTCTGGCAACAGCATCCGCGCAACCGGCGCATTGCTGAGGCGCTGAGCAAATGCGGGCTGGTTGAACGGGCGGGCCAGGGCTTCGACCTCATCTATCGCGAGTGCATCCGCCAAAGCAAACCCCTCCCTGACTTCTCCCATACGAGTGAGCACTCCGTGTGGGTGACGCTCCACGGTGAGATCCAGGATCCAGAGTTTTTGCGCTTCTTGGAGGAAATCGGAAATGAGCGACAGGCGTCCTTCAGCACAGAAGATTTCCTGGTCATCGACCTGATCCACCGCGAGCAGCCGGTGCCGGAGGTACTCAGACATCGAATTCCGCATCTATTGGAACAAGGCGTGATCGAACGGGTCGGACGTGGGCGTGGTGTAAGACATCTCCTGTCGCGCCGCTTCTACCGACACCTCGGTAAGGCTGGAGTGTATACACGCACACGCGGCCTGGATCGGGAGACCAACAAGGAACTTCTGTTCAAGCACATCCGTGATTCAGGGCTGGAAGGCTGCAAGGGACGGGACTTCCGTCAGGTCCTCCCCCATCTGTCGCGTGGGTCCATATACAGCCTGCTGGCTGAGCTGAAGAGGGAAGGAAGAGTTCGCGTGGAGGGGATGACCAGAGCCGGAAAGTGGTTTGCTCAGTAG